The window GATATGCATGGAGCTCCGATCTCATTGACTGGCATCGTGATGATGAAAAAGCAGGAATTGATGTGTCTGAAACAGGGTGGGACTCGGAAATGATCAGCTATCCCCATGTATTTGAACTTGATGGTAAGGTCTATATGGCATATTTAGGCGATCAAGTTGGGCGCTATGGTTTTGGTTTGGCACAGTTAGAAGGAGAATTGCGCTAATGCTGACATGGCGTAAACATGGGCTAATCTATTCACCTCAGGCGCATCCACCTTTGATTGGTGGGGCAGGGTATGCCCAATCCCCTCAGGCCTTGGTATTTGATGATTTTGTTCGTATATATTTTTCTACTCGCGAAATAGATGAGAAAAATAATAAATTCATCAGTCGAGTTTCTTATGTAGATATGGATAAGAATCTGCAGGAGATCTTGAACGTTAGTGCGGCACCTGTGATCGATCACGCAGAATTAGGCACGTTTGATGAACACGGCATTTTTCCCTTCAACGTTTTGCGCCACAATGATGCAGTAATGGCTTGGACCACAGGATGGAATCGCCGGGTCTCTGTTTCTGTGGATACCTCGATAGGTTTGGCAATTAGTCGTGATGGCGGTAATACCTTTCAACGGCATGCGACAGGCCCTGTGATGTCGGCTTCCTTGCACGAACCTTATTTGGTCGGGGATGCATTTGTTCTGCATCTCGAAGGGCGCTTCCATATGTGGTACATCTACGGCGTGGGTTGGAAAAGGCAACAGTCTGATTCTCCACCAGACCGCGTTTATAAAATTGCACATGCTGTTTCTGACGATGGCATCGACTGGGTGCGAGAGAGTAAGCCTATCATTGCCGATCGGCTTGGTGATGATGAATGTCAGGCGTTGCCGACAGTGATCAAAGTGGGCAATCGATATCACATGATTTTTTGTTATCGCGAGTGTTTCGATTTTCGCTTAGGTGCCGGACGTGGATACCGTCTTGGTTATGCCTGGTCAGACGATCTTATGACATGGCATAGAGATGATTCTCAGGTGCCTGCTATTTCGGGACCTGGGGAATGGGATAGCGAGATGCAGTGTTATCCGCACCTTTTCCGAAGTGATGAGAAGGTATACTTGCTCTATAACGGCAACGCATTCGGAAAAGAAGGCTTTGGTTTGGCTGAGTTGACTGCATGCAGCGAATGATTATACGTCAGAATAGCGCCACCGCGGAGGATATCGCATCGCATCTGCGTGCCTGTGATGATGCATTTGTCCGTTCGCTAGAGCACCGAGTTGAAATAGCGGCCTATGCCGCTAAGATAGCTCGCCTTGCTCATTGCATTGAAGGATGGAGAGACGAACGTTTAGTCGGCCTTGTCGCTTCATATTTTAATGAACAAACAAGGATTGCATTTATTACTAATGTTTCTGTACTCGTGGAAGCTCAGGGCATGGGTTTCGGCGGTATTTTGTTGGAACACTGTATCGCGAAAATGCAAACGCTAGGTGCGATAGAAATACGTTTGGAAGTTGAAGAAAGTAATCAGGTTGCCAGATACTTTTATCTAAAACATGCTTTTATTCAGTCAGGAATTAGCGGCAATATCCTGCAAATGATCCGACATTGTGAGACGAGAACATGACAATCAACAGAAATTATGATCAGGAAATTAAGGATACAGCAGGACATAAATACGCCTATAATTTCGACTTTGATGTGATGCATCCTTTTATGGTTCGTGCATTCACTCCTTTCTTTCGTCCAGGAAATTTATTGGAGCTAGGGAGCTTCAAAGGTGATTTTACTTCACGGCTACAGGAACATTTCAACGATATCACATGCGTTGAAGCGTCCGCAGAAGCGATTTCATATGCTAAAGGTCGGTTAAAAGACGGAGTAACTTATATTCATTCACGCTTTGAAGATGTTCAATTACCTCGTCGTTACGATAATATTGTATTGACGCATGTGCTTGAGCATATTGATGACCCCATCGCTCTGCTTAAGCGTATTAATGATGAATGGTTAGCGGAAGGAGGACGTTTATTCCTCGTTTGCCCTAATGCTAATGCAGCTTCCCGCCAGATAGCCGTAAAAATGGGGATTATTTCCCATAATTCGGCGGTGACTGAAGCAGAATTTGAGCATGGACATCGTTGTACGTATGCACTGGATACACTTGAGCGCGACGCGAGTCTTGCTGGATTACACGTTGCCTACCGTTCAGGTATATTCTTTAAAGCTTTAGCGAATTTTCAATGGGACAAATTATTGCAAACCGATATCATAACAAATGAATATTTAGAAGGTTGCTATCAGCTGGGCCAACAATACCCTGATCTCTGTTCTAGTATATTTTTATTGTGTAAAAAAAAATAATCTGATTTTAATTTTTATATAACTAATGAACATGGAGGTTTATTATGCAAAGCTACGCTCATGCCAAAGCTATGCATCAATTTTATCGGGATGTATTTACAAGAGATATTGAGCTTGGTGAGACGGGTAATATTCCTCTGAGAGTCATAGACAGTGTGGTTAAAGAATTTAATTGCGATGTGTTATTTGTTGCCAGAGAGCTGAGTTTACATGATAGCGGGCTGCCATCCGACAAAGATAAAGCGTTAAAACAACTACTTGTCACGATGGCCCATGCTAATATGGCTTTCGATGAAAAATGGAGTGGATATCAGAAAAAGCTGCCTGATGAATATGTTATTGGTATTCGCAATTCATTAATAGATATACTGAAATTAAATCCTAATATAGAATACCTTGTCATAGCAATTCAAATTTTATTTAGAAT is drawn from Pectobacterium aroidearum and contains these coding sequences:
- a CDS encoding N-acetyltransferase; translation: MQRMIIRQNSATAEDIASHLRACDDAFVRSLEHRVEIAAYAAKIARLAHCIEGWRDERLVGLVASYFNEQTRIAFITNVSVLVEAQGMGFGGILLEHCIAKMQTLGAIEIRLEVEESNQVARYFYLKHAFIQSGISGNILQMIRHCETRT
- a CDS encoding class I SAM-dependent methyltransferase, whose protein sequence is MTINRNYDQEIKDTAGHKYAYNFDFDVMHPFMVRAFTPFFRPGNLLELGSFKGDFTSRLQEHFNDITCVEASAEAISYAKGRLKDGVTYIHSRFEDVQLPRRYDNIVLTHVLEHIDDPIALLKRINDEWLAEGGRLFLVCPNANAASRQIAVKMGIISHNSAVTEAEFEHGHRCTYALDTLERDASLAGLHVAYRSGIFFKALANFQWDKLLQTDIITNEYLEGCYQLGQQYPDLCSSIFLLCKKK